The sequence GCATGGAGAGCTTGGCCTTAGGGACGTCGGGGGTCAGAGTGTGAATCTCGGCCCCCGCACGTCCATCCTCTGGGAACTTTGGCAAGGGACCCCCTTTTTGAGCCTTATGAGTGTCATCTATTAAACAGGGGTGTTATCCCTAACCCCTAACCTCGTGGGATTGCCCTGGGCAGGGCCTGTCTGTCGCCATTTAGTAGTACGGctccgggcctcagtttacccGCCGTCTCACCCCCAGGAGGAGCTGGAGTCGTACCCGCTGGGCGCCATCGTGCGCTGCGACGCGGTGCTGCCGCCCGGCCGGAGCCGCTCGCTGCTGCTGCTCGTGTGCCAGGAGCCCGAGCGCGCGCAGCCCGACGTGCACTTCTTCCAGGGCCTGCGTCTCGGGGTGAGCGGACCGCGGGGGGCGGAGGGCCGCCGCCCAGGACAAGGCTGGGACCCCGCGGATTCCGGGGCGGgctgggtggggggagagggaggagctggaatTGGGCAGAGTCCCCAGCTGGCGGCGAAACGGTGCGGGGCCTCTAAGGAGGGACCCGGCGGTGGGGCAAAGGCAGGGTCTGGCCCAGAGGAGGGGGCGTGACCTGGAAAGTTCTGGAAGGGAGGGGGTTCGAGGACAGGTTGGACACAGGGCCGAGATAGAGTGGGAGGGCGGTGTGCAGACGGAGGTCAAGGACTCGCACTGAGCGTAGGACAGAGGGGCTGGGGGGCCGCCAGCACTAGGATGGGGGGCGAGCGTGCTCTACGGGGGAGGAGCCACCTGGCcgggcctcggtggccgggggtgTGGCCTAGGGCAGGGGCTGACGTAGGGCGAGGGTGTGAAGCTGGGGCGTGGCCGTGCGGGGGCGCCGTGCGTGAGCGATGACTgggcgtggtggggggaggggccctGCCAAGGAATCGATCCGGAGCGTGGCTGGGGGCGGCCAGTGGGTGGGGCGTGGGGCGTGGCCTGACGGCGTGATTGGCAGGCGGAGCTGATCCGGGAGGACATCCAGGGAGCCCTGCACAACTATCGCTCCGGCCGCGGGGAGCGCCGAGCGGCGGCGCTCAGGTGAGGGCCTGGGCTGGAAACGGTGGAGAAGTGAGGACGGGTAGGGTCCCTGGGAGGCCCTCTCtcggcctcagtctcctcatccgaGAAATGGGCTGAACCACACTAGCCTAGAGCAGAATGAGTTTTGAAGGGAGTCAAACAAAGCCGGGTTCAAGTCTCCCGTGTACCTCCCAGACGAGTGCACCCGCTCTCCAAGACTCTACTTATCCGGGTTCTGGTCCTTGGTTTCTCCtctttctggcctcagtttccctctaaAGAAGTGCTCCCTCTCCCCATATCTCGGATTTCTCCCTACCGCTCTGAGCCTGGGTTTGACTCCTTTGGGCCACAGTGTCTCCGTTTTATGTCCCGAATTTCTCCCCTCACTGGACAGCCCCGGTGgacccagcctcagtttccccttctgccaCCACAGGGCCACGCAAGAGGAGCTGCAGCGCCGCCCCTCGCCGGCCGCCGAGACCCCGCCCCTGCAGCGCCGCCCGTCGGTCCGCGCGATGATCAGCACGGCGGAGTCGGGCGCGGGCCGCGGGCCACCCCAGGTGGAGCCCATCCCTGAGGCGGAGGAGGCGCGGAGGCCCGGCGGGGCGGCGACCTCTAGTGGCGCTGACCCAGCCTCCCCGGACCTGGGCCCCCGCGGCCCGGACCTGGCCAGTCTGCAGGCGGAGCGGGATGTGGTGAGCGGGGTGGGGCTAGGGTGGAGGCGGGACCGGCTCCGGGGTGTGTCTTACATCGGGGGATGGGGCTTGGCTCTGGGGGCGCGGTCAGACTTCTCGAGGGGGTAGCCGGCCGTAGGTAGCTGGAATATGGGGACAGGCACAGTTATCACAGGGTGTGGCCTGACCTGGGAGCGTGTCTATGCGCTCTCGGCTTGACGGTCGGGGTCCGGGACTCAGGCGTCCCCCCTGCTCTGTCCCCTAGGACATCCTGAACCACGTGTTCGACGACGTGGAGAGCTTCGTCTCGAAGCTGCAGAAGTCTGCAGAAGCTGCCCGAGTTCTGGAGCACCGCGAGCGCGGCCGCAGGACCCGGCGCCGGGAGGCCGGGGGTGAGGGGTGCCTGGAGTGGGATCCTGCACGTCCACGGTCACTCCCCAATGTCCTCCCAATCCCTAGgttctcccccagcccccctgCCAGTTTTGACTCCCCATCGCGGTCTCACCgagtctctgcctctccctctgacCCTGTCTGACACTGCCCCcgtgcccccacccccacgcctGCCTCGGCCACCCATAGAGGGCCTCCTGACGCTGCGGGCCAAGCCGCCCTCGGAGGCTGAGTACACCGACGTGCTTCAGAAAATCAAGTACGCCTTCAGCCTGCTGGTGAGGACGCGTCCAGACCCGGGCGTCGGGGGGCAGGCGGGGCACAAATGTGGCCCGTCCGCGCGCTGATACCAGCACCTCCCCGCTCCGCAGGCCCGGCTGCGCGGCAACATCGCCAACCCCTCCTCCCCGGAGCTGCTGCACTTCCTATTCGGACCTCTGCAAATGGTCAGactccctgctcccctgccctCAGGTCCCCCTTGCAGCGGGAGGAATCGGGGTTTGACTTCCAGAGGGTCTGATGGCGTGCCCACTCCTACTCCCCTGGCAGATTGTGGACACGACAGGAGGCCCCCAGTTCGCGAGCGGCGTGCGGCGGCCGCACCTGACATCTGAGGCCGTGGCGCTGCTGCGCGACAATGTCACCCCACGAGAAAATGCGCTCTGGACCTCGCTGGGGGACTCCTGGACCAGCCCGGGGTGAGGGGCGGGGCTTGAGGCAGGGGCGTGGTGATtgaggggcggggctgggaggcaggggcgTGGTGATTGATGGGGCGGGACTTGAGACAGGGGCCTGCTGATtggaggggcggggctgggaggcagggggcgTGGTAActggggcggggctgggaggcaggggcgTGGTGACTGGAAAGAAGGTATGACTGGGAGGGACGAGTCAGAGGCGGGGCTTAGCTGGGAGGGTGTGGCCAATGAGGAGCAGGTGGGACCTAGAACAAATACCAGCGTACGATTGGAGAAAAGGTGGGAAGGTATCGTAAGGAGAGGTTTAAGACTGAACCAGACAATCCAACTGGAACAAAGGCGGGGCTTAGAGGAAtagagcgggggagggggggagctTATGAAAGATTTGTCCTGTGCGTTTGGAAAGGGAATGAAGTCTGTGCGCTTAGAGACCGAGAGCATCAAGGGGGAAGGGGCAGAACCAGGGAGGGGATGTGTGTAGCTAGAAACCCAGTTTGGAATCAGAGGTGAGATTTAGAGGCTGGGGCGGAGCATTAGCGTGGAATCATtgtatttagaaatataattaatgTCGTGGGTGGAGCTTGGAGGCAGGGGCAGAGCTTGGCAGAAAGGGGCGAGGTTAGAATAGCTGGGATAGAGCGAGACTTAGGGGAAAGGGGAGAACATAGTGAAGCTAATGGCAGGGCTAAGTCTGGGACCGGACCAGGATCCCTGAGCCCTCGGCCCGGTCCTTGGTCGCAGGCTGGAGCTGCCCCCGGAGGAGGGACCCCCATACAGCCCCAACTTCTACAGCGGCTGGGAACCCCCAGCTACTGACCCACAGGGCCGCGCCTGGGAGGACCCAGTAGAGAAACAGCTACAGCATGAGCGGCGGCGCCGGCAGGTAAGGCAAAGGCTTCAAGGGGAGCAGCAGGCTCCGCCTGGCGACacagcggggctggccccacctgacCTGCTGCCCTCTTATCTCCTGCAGCAAAGCGCCCCCCAGGTCGCTGTCAATGGGTGAGTGTCAGCCCCAGGGCAGGGAAGGTGGGGTCCAGGAGGGGTGCGTCCTTGGGGCTCCCAGCGCTGACTCTGCCcctctttttcctgtctttttttcttctatcttccCGGCTCTTCGCAGGTGGGTGAGGTGGTGAGGaggcggggccggggctgggaaaggggggaggagcagggagggagtgggCGGGGCCAAAACTTCTGGgtccaggggaggagggagctggaggcTTAGATTGCAGGGTCtaagggaggagggggctgggagtgggTAAAGTTGAGAGGTTGGAGGCCTGGGTCCCCAAAGGGCTGGAAGAAGGCGGTTTGGTTTCCCAGCGCCTGGGAAGCTCCCTGCCTGGGTCCCTTAGAGGACAGAGCCCTGGGTGTTGGAGGGAAGAGGCTGTGGAATTAGACATCTGGGCTTTGAAGAAGAGCTCAAGTCTGGTGCTGGGACTTTGGAGACCCAGAGAAGCAGGCTTGGGACTTCCAGGGCCGAGGGGCAGGTTTCTGGGAAAATTAGGGAGTGGTAGTATCTCTGGGCCCCCCAAGAGAGGTAAAGGCTGGGAGACTGGACCCTCACTTTCACAAGGCTCTAAAGCAATGGTCTCGGTCCCTGCCGAGTGTCAGCCTAGGAGCCTTTAAGGGTTAAAAGGAATAGGAAATTAAAGCTTGAGACCTGGGCTCCTGGGTCTCTGGGGGAGGAAAGAACTCGGGGTCAGAGTATGTGGTTCCACCAAGTAATGGGGGTGCAGACTCTTGGGTCCTGGGGGAGGAAGGGGCTAGGGTCCTTGGACCAGTCGGAGGTGGATGGGAGGCAAGCTGAGAGGGATGAGAAGAAAACAAGCAGCAAAGCTGGAAGAGCAGAAGGGGGGTCTGGGTGAGGGCCGGGGCAGAGGGTCTCAGCAGGCGCAGCGTGCTGGGAGCTGCCGGCCCCACACAGGGGGCGCCACGGCCCTGAAGACCCCCCCTCTCCCTTGCACAGGTAGGCCTGATCCGTGCTGGGCTCCCTCTTACCGGGGGTCAGAGCCAAAATCTCACTCTCCCTCCGCCCTCAGCTGCCTGGTCTTGCAGAACTCCCTCCCCCTGCCACTGTGCTTCTGAATCTTGGGCTTGACACCCTCACCTTCTCTGCACCTCCACTACTTTGCAGGGAAGATGAGAATAATGATAATCCCCTCCTGGATGAGTGAGAAGTCTATGAGGTTGTGCGGGCTAGCAGTTGTGAGCTCATAGTGGTGGCAGAGCTCAGAGTCACACCCAGCAGCATGCACAATAGGGCAGAATTACTCAGGACGCggactctggggccagcctgcctGGGTCCCAGGCCAGCTATGCCTTTCTTGTTCTGTGACCTTTACATCACCGTGTGACTTTGCACCACTGTTCCTCCACTTCATCACCTGTAAAAAAGAGACAATAATAGAGGGTCCGGGGGTAGGAAGAGAATGGGGGGTCCAAATTCTTGGTTCTACCAAGGGTTGTCTCAAGAATCAATCAGCTAATATATGTAACAGCTTTGAACAGTGTCCGGCACGTAAGTAAGTGCTATATGTGTTAACTATAGCCTTTATAATGACTATGGGTTATCATTATGCATGAGCCCAGTGCATAGTAGATGCTCACTAAATAGTAGTtgcttctagctgtgtgatctggggcaaGTGATTTTATCTGAGCCTGAatgttctcatctataaaatgaaagtgaTGCCAGTACCCATAGCATAAGCTTACCACACGGTGCCAGGCACATAAGGAACACAATATATTCGAGCTGTTATTCCAATTTCAAAACTCTGTTAACAGTATTAACCCAGCCCCCTGCCTTGAGCCCTGCTTGGCTCTAACCCCAGCTCACACCAAAACCCTACAGCCCAGAGCAGAGTGGCTGGCTGCCTCcttatccccaaacctctcccttctcctcagtCACCAAGAGCCGGAGCCAGAAGCTGAACCCCAGCCGGAGCCAGAGCCGGCAGGGAAGTGGGTCCTATGTAATTACGACTTCCAGGGCCGCAACAGCAGCGAGCTGTCTGTCAAGCAGCGGGACGTGCTGGAGGTTAGAGGAGTGGGGCTCTGGGAGCTGGAGCGGATCCAGCCCTAACTTCAGATACAGGCTCTGAACTCTCACCCTTTACCTCTCCCAGGTCCTGGATGACAGGCGCAAGTGGTGGAAGGTTCGGGACCCGCAGGGGCAGGAGGGATACGTACCGTATAATATTCTGACACCCCACCCCGGGCCCCCGGGGGTCTGCAGCCAAAGCCCAGCCCGCAGCCTGGTGAGCCAGGGCAGACTCCTGGGTCTTGGgggaagaggggctgggggccagatTGGGGGTTCAGGGGCACGGGGATTAGGCGTCATGGTTAAGGGCACTGGCAGAGGAGGTGGCTGAAAGTTCAGAAATTTATCTCCAGAAGGAGGAGGGGCTCGGACTCTGAGTTCTCTCTCTGATCCAGATGACCCTCTCGTTCCTCTGTCTAGGAGAGTAGCACTCCCCCTCCACCAGCCCAGGCTCTGGCTCCTGCACCGGCTCGGCCCCGCTGGGACAGCTGCGATAGCCTCAACAACTTGGACCCCAGAGAGAAAGGTGAGTGGTGGGGGCACCCCCTCGAAGGAGCAGTCCTTGTCCTCGCTTTCCAGgcagggaaaccgaggctcagaaagaGTAAATGGACTCCCAACCCATCAGAGGACCCAGgacccttcaccctgagtctgccCTCCCCCCGGTTTCCCACCTGCAGAGAAATTCTCCCAGATGCTCAGTGTCAACGAGGAGCTGCAGGCGCGC comes from Equus asinus isolate D_3611 breed Donkey chromosome 26, EquAss-T2T_v2, whole genome shotgun sequence and encodes:
- the EPS8L1 gene encoding epidermal growth factor receptor kinase substrate 8-like protein 1 codes for the protein MSTTTTGPEAAPKPSAKSIYEQRKRYSTVVMADVSQYPVNHLVTFCLGEEDGVHTVEDASRKLAVMDSQGRVWAQEMMLRVSPDHVTLLDPLSKEELESYPLGAIVRCDAVLPPGRSRSLLLLVCQEPERAQPDVHFFQGLRLGAELIREDIQGALHNYRSGRGERRAAALRATQEELQRRPSPAAETPPLQRRPSVRAMISTAESGAGRGPPQVEPIPEAEEARRPGGAATSSGADPASPDLGPRGPDLASLQAERDVDILNHVFDDVESFVSKLQKSAEAARVLEHRERGRRTRRREAGEGLLTLRAKPPSEAEYTDVLQKIKYAFSLLARLRGNIANPSSPELLHFLFGPLQMIVDTTGGPQFASGVRRPHLTSEAVALLRDNVTPRENALWTSLGDSWTSPGLELPPEEGPPYSPNFYSGWEPPATDPQGRAWEDPVEKQLQHERRRRQQSAPQVAVNGHQEPEPEAEPQPEPEPAGKWVLCNYDFQGRNSSELSVKQRDVLEVLDDRRKWWKVRDPQGQEGYVPYNILTPHPGPPGVCSQSPARSLESSTPPPPAQALAPAPARPRWDSCDSLNNLDPREKEKFSQMLSVNEELQARLSQGRSSPSRAASGPRAPEPQLSPHSGASEVRAWLQAKGFSSGTVDALGVLTGAQLFSLQKEELRAVSPEEGARVYSQVTVQRALLEDKEKVSELEAAMKKQKKKVEGEMETEVI